In the genome of Nanoarchaeota archaeon, the window GGGAACTTCAAGACTGTTTTGTCTTTGTTCTTGTTTCTTCCTGCTTTGATTGAATTCGGCGCAGGGGCTACACTAACAAAATACATCGCCGAAGGCAATACAGGGATAATGTTGTTGAGCAGGAGATGTTGGTGATGCACGCATAATGTCTTGTATTCTGTAATAACTTACATACTTTTCTGTAAGGTATTACATAAAGCTTATATACTTTTAAAGCATATTATTCCGTATGACCGGCGTGGAAGAGCATAAAAAGACTCTGAAAGAACTGGAAGCAGACATTCTTGAAAAAATGCGGCTGCATCTTGTGCCCGAACGGCAGAAAATAATCGGATTTGCAGCTTCGGAAGCGGCAACGAATTGCTTTGCCATTCTTTTGCATAATAAAAACCTGATTTCTGCGGGATATAATGTGAACCACAAGCGGTTTGCATCTGTTGAACGCGCAAAAAGCACATTTTCTTTTGATTTTCCGCGCAAAAAAGAATTGATGGAACTATTGGTCAAGGAAGAAACCCTCAGGGACAGGCTATGCTACGGCAGAAGCAAATCCCCGTCTGAAGCAGAAGAGGCGATAAAAATATTTTTTGAGATAAAGAAAATTGTAAGCGATGAAACCGGTGAGGACTTATGAAAAAAGAAGACGTTTTGCCGTATGTTTATGATTTTACGCGAATACTGGCGGTCAAGATTGGCGGAAAAGCAGATGATGTTATTCTTTTCGGCTCTGCGGCCAGGGGCGACTTCGGCAAGGAAAGCGATGTTGATATCTTTGTGAATGTGCCGAAAAATAAAGTTTCGGCCATTCAAAAATCGGTAGATGCCGCACAGAACGAATTCGAGGTGTATTCTGAAAGAACGTGGAAATTGCAGGGCGTGAATTTACCGGTAAAGTGCGTTGTCGGAGACATAAATTCTCCGAAATGGTCTGCGCTTAAGCGTGAGATAATAAGCAGCGGAATAAGCCTGTATGGAAAATATAAAGAGCTTCCCGAAAAACTGAAGCATTGCTTTATTTTCTCTTTTAACCTTGCCGCGCTTGAGTCAAAAGATATGGTGTCTGCAGTAAGAAAGATATACGGGTATTCCACGAAAAAAGGAGAAAAAATCTATAAGCATATGGGTTTTTTGGGTGAAATTGGCGGGGAGAAGATGAACCCTGGCGTGATCATGATACCTGCAGGCGAATATAAAAAAGTCTATGATTTCTTCATAACGCGCAAAATATCTTTTAAGGTAAGAGAAATATGGACCGAATAAGGGAATTTAAGCATTCCTCTTCATGGATGAGCAACAGATGATTTCATGCGAGCAAGAATCAACGGCTACATCAATTCAATAATGGAAGAATCCGCGTTGATAAAGGATGGCAGAATGCTGTTTTTAGCTTCGTTTGCAGGAAGCTTGTTCTTGTTTGTTGCGAATATCATGCTTTCCAAGCAGTTCGGGCCCGAGGGTTTTAACCTAAGGCTGTAAAGCTTAGAACGAAGTCATCTCGTTGCACTCGAAGCTTTTGAATCTTCGATTCAAAATGAACGGATTTCAAGACTGTGCTTTCGTTGTTTTTGTTTCTTCCTGCTTTGATTGAGTTCGGCGCAGGCGCAAATAACCGATGAAGAGAGTCATTTATTAATCTATCGTATCATAATAGATACATATGTATCAAAAAGCGAATAAAGAACTTTTAATTTTATGCTTATATCTTGGCGACTACTCCAAAAAGCTGTATCTTCGCGAGATAAGCAAGTTATCGAAACTGCCGCTTAGAACTGTGCAAAGAACGCTTGCAGATTTGGAAAATTCAAGAATCTTAAAATCCGAAGTTCGCGGGAAGAACAAATATCTTTTCCTAAACCTTGAAAATATCGAAACAAAGCAGATGATTTTGCAGGCAGAAACATACAAAACGCTGCAATTCTTAGAAAAATATCCTGCATTCAAATCGTTCTTAAAGGAGATAAAGGGCGTCTCGGTTCCTATAATAGTTTTTGGCAGTTTCGCTAAATTTACAGCGGACAATGCTTCTGATGTCGATATGCTCATTATATCCGATAAAAAAATAGGGCTTCCATCACATTTACTGCCTAACGAGATACACGAAATGTATCTGTCGAAAGGTAACTTCATTAGGGCATCTGAAAAGAACGAGGCCCTAGTTAAAAAGATAGAGGAAAGCCATGTTATTTTAAACAACCATTCCTTTTTCGTGGATTTTTGGTGGGATTTTCAAACTCGGCGAGTTTGAAAAGCTTCGAGTGCAAGCGAGATGATAAATATGAAAGATAGCTTAAAGTGGTGCGCCAGACTAAAAGACGGCATAAGTATAACCGAACAGGATGAAACACTTGCAAAATCGTATCTGAACGAGGCAAAGGCATCTCTCAGACGGGCGGAGAAAAATCTTGCTGACGGCGATTTGCTTTGGGCAACCGTTGTCATCTATTACGCCGAGTATTATGCTCTTTATTCTTTTTTGCAAAGGATCGGCGTAAAATGCGAAAACCATTTCTGCTCGATTCTTGCTGTTGAAAGGCTTGCCGGAATGCAGAGAACCAACACGATAAAATAGCATAAGGGCAAAAGGCTTGACGCCCAATATTACATGAGGATAGGAAAAGAAGAGCAGGTAAAACTTATGCTT includes:
- a CDS encoding oligosaccharide flippase family protein; amino-acid sequence: KDSGMLFLAAFAGSLFLFVANIMLSKQFGPEGFGNFKTVLSLFLFLPALIEFGAGATLTKYIAEGNTGIMLLSRRCW
- a CDS encoding nucleotidyltransferase domain-containing protein, whose amino-acid sequence is MKKEDVLPYVYDFTRILAVKIGGKADDVILFGSAARGDFGKESDVDIFVNVPKNKVSAIQKSVDAAQNEFEVYSERTWKLQGVNLPVKCVVGDINSPKWSALKREIISSGISLYGKYKELPEKLKHCFIFSFNLAALESKDMVSAVRKIYGYSTKKGEKIYKHMGFLGEIGGEKMNPGVIMIPAGEYKKVYDFFITRKISFKVREIWTE
- a CDS encoding nucleotidyltransferase domain-containing protein → MYQKANKELLILCLYLGDYSKKLYLREISKLSKLPLRTVQRTLADLENSRILKSEVRGKNKYLFLNLENIETKQMILQAETYKTLQFLEKYPAFKSFLKEIKGVSVPIIVFGSFAKFTADNASDVDMLIISDKKIGLPSHLLPNEIHEMYLSKGNFIRASEKNEALVKKIEESHVILNNHSFFVDFWWDFQTRRV